The segment AACGGGTCGCGAGCATCGACGTGGGGCATGATCAGTCGTACGTTCGGTGAACACACCAGCACGATGGGTGCACATGCGCCCGAGTGGCGGAAGGTGGGGGACATGGCGGGAGTCGGACGCGGCGCGGAGGCTGCGCAGGGGCGCGCAGCGGCCGACGGCGGCGACACCGCCCAGCCGGAGCTGCTCATGCTCATGCTGCAGCAGGTCGTCGACGTGGCCCTGCTGCCGCTGCCCGCCGAGCAGGCGCTGGTGGAGCTCGCGGCCCGGCTCCGCGACGCCCTCGGCGGCGACGTCGCCTCGATCTACCTCTCCGCCGGCCAGGACCTCGTCGTCCAGGCCAGCATCGGCATGCACGACGAGCCCGTGCAGGAGCGCGTCACCCGCGGGGACGGCCTCGTCGGCCGGGTGGGCGCCGAGCGCGCCCCGCGGCTGGTGAGCGACACCGGGGGCGACGGCTCCGGCCTGCGCAGCCTGGTCCTCGCCCCGCTGGTGCTCGCGGGGACGCTCACCGGCGTCGTCCAGGTCGGCTCGTACGTCCCCGGCCGGTTCGCCGAGAGCGACCTCACGCTGCTGCGCATCGTCGCCGACCGCGTCGCGCTCGCCGTGGAGCAGCTGCAGAGCCGCGAGCGCGAGCGGCGCGCCGTCGAAGCGCTCCGCGAGTCGGAGGCGCGCGTCCGCGCGGTCTTCGACTCCGCCGCCGACGGCATCCTCATCGTCCAGGAGGACGGCAGCGTCGAGAGCGCGAACCCCACCGCCGAGCGCATGTTCGGCTTCCCCTCCGGCGGGCTCGTCGGCGTCTCGCTCGACGTGCTGGTCCCGGGGGACGAGGGGGCCTCGCCGCCGCCGGTGCTGGCGGTCTTCACCCGCGGGTCGCGCGACCCCGCCCTGCTCGGGCGCGGGCACGACGTCGTGGCCCGGCGCGCCGACGGGTCGGAGTTCCCCGCCGAGGTCAGCGTCACGAGCATGGACGTCCGCGGGCGCCAGCTCGCCTGCGCGGTCGTCCGCGACACGACCGAGCGCACCGAGCTCGACCGCAAGCTGACCTACCTCTCGCGGCACGACACCCTGACGGGGCTCGGCAACCGCGCCCTGCTCGACGACCGGCTGGGCCACGCGCTCGCCCGCGTGCGCCGCCACGACACCCGGGTCGGGGTCATGCTCTGCGACCTCGACCACTTCAAGTCGGTCAACGACAGCCTCGGCCACGGCGCGGGCGACGCGCTGCTCGTGACGATCGCCGGCCGGCTGCGCGACGCCGTCCGCCCCGAGGACACCATCGTCCGGCTGGGCGGCGACGAGTTCGTCATCGTCTGCGAGGACATGCCCGACGTGGAGTCGCTCGCCGGGCTCGGCCGCCGCATCGTCGAGTCCGTCCGCCAGCCGCTCCTGCTCGACGGCACCGAGGTCTTCCCGACGGTGAGCATCGGCGTCGCGCTCAGCCGCAGCGCGTCGACCACCTCGGAGCAGCTGCTGGGCGACGCCGACCTCGCGCTCTACACCGCGAAGGACGCCGGGCGCGGGCGCTGCCACGTCTTCGACGACTCGATGCGCGCCCGGTCCCAGGGCAAGATGCGGCTCCGCTCGGAGCTGCACCGGGCGCTGGAGCGCGACGAGATCGTCGTGCACTACCAGCCGCTCTACGACCTGCGCACCGGTGTCGTGCGCGGCGTCGAGGCGCTCATGCGCTGGCAGCACCCGACGCAGGGGCTGCTGACGCCGGAGGCGTTCCTGCCGCTGGCGCTCGAGTCCGACCTCATCCTCGACCTCGACGGCTACGTCGTGCGCCGGGCGTGCGCCGAGGTCGCGCAGATGTCGCGGGTCACCGGGCGGCGGATCGACGCGTGGGTCAACTACTCGGCGCGCACGCTCGCGAGCCCCGACCTCTGCGACGAGACGAGCCGCGCCGCCCGCGAGGCCGGCCTGCCCGCCGAGAACCTCACCATCGAGGTCACGGAGAGCGCCCTGCTGGAGGACCTCGCCACGACGGGCCGGGCGCTGCAGGAGCTGCGCCGGCAGCGGGTGCGCCTCGCCATCGACGACTTCGGCGCCGGCCACACCGCGCTCACCTACCTCACCCGGCTGCCGGTCTCCGCGGTGAAGCTGGACCGCACCTTCACCCAGTCCATCGACACCTCCCCGGTCGACCGCGCGGTCGTGCGCAGCGTGGCCGACCTGGCCCGCGCGCTCGGGCTGGTCACCGTCGCCGAGGGCGTCGAGACGAGCTCGCAGCTCGACCTCGCCGCCGCCAGCGGCTGCAACCTCGGCCAGGGCTACCTGCTCGCGCGGCCGGTCGCGTACGACGTCGTGCTCGACCTGGCCGGGCGCCCGGCGATCGACCTGCGCCACGGCTCTGCGGGGGCGCGGGGCGTGCGCAGCGCCTAGGCTCCTGGCCCGTGTCCAGGGTCGTCGATGCGTAGGGTCGCTGGTGCCTAGGGTCGTGGTGGTGGGGGCCGGCATGGGCGGCCTCGCCGCGGCCGCCCGGCTCCGCGCGCTCGGCCACGACGTGGTCCTGTGCGAGCGGGCGGGGAGGACCGGCGGCAAGCTCGCCGGCTGGTCGCGCGACGGCTTCGCCTTCGACACCGGGCCCTCGCTGCTGACGCTGCCGGCGACCTACCGCGACCTGTTCCTCAAGACCGGCGCGCCGCTCGAGGACGTCGTCGACCTGCAGCCGGTCGACCCGGCCTTCACGTACGCGTTCGCCGACGGCACGCGGCTCGTCCTGCCCAACACCTCGCGGGCGCGCACCCGCGAGGCGGTCGGCGACGCGCTCGGCGGCGCGGCTGCCGACGACTGGGACGCGCTCATCGCGCACGCCGCGCGGGTCTGGGAGCGCACCCGGCGCCCGTTCCTCGAGCAGGGCCTCGCGCCCCGCGAGCTGCTCGCCCTCGGCCGCGACCCGCGCGCGGTGCGCGACGTCGCGCCGTGGCTGACGCTGCGCGGGCTGGGGCGCCGGCTGCTGCGCGACCCGCGCCTGCGCCTCGTGCTCGACCGCTACGCGACCTACGCCGGGTCCGACCCGCGCCGCGCGCCCGCCGCGCTGTGCACGATCCCGTTCGTCGAGCAGGCCTTCGGCGCCTGGCACGTGGCCGGCGGCCTGCAGCGCCTCGGCAACGCGCTGGAGCAGCGCGTGCTCGAGCTCGGGGTGCAGCTCCGGCTGGGCGCGGAGGTCACCCGGGTGCTCGTCGAGGGCGGGCGCGCGGCCGGGGTGGAGCTGGCCGGCGGCGAGCGGCTGCCGGCCGACGTCGTCGTCGCCGACGCGGACGCCGGGCTGGTCTACGGCTCGCTGCTGCCGCCGCTGCCGCAGACACGCCGCGCGCTGCGCCGGGTGCGGCGCGCCGACCGGTCCTTCGGCGGCTTCGTCCTGCTCCTGGCGCTGCGCGGCCGGACCCCCGGGCTGACCCACCACACCGTGCTGTTCCCCGCGGACTACGACGCGGAGTTCGACGCGGTCTTCGCCGGGCGCACCGCCGCCGACCCGGCGGTCTACGTCTGCTCGCCCGACGACCCGGCGATGCGCCCCGAGGGCGGCGAGGCGTGGTTCGTCCTCGTCAACGCACCGCTCCACTCCCCCGGCAGTGGCTCCGCGGGGACGGACTGGCGCGCGCCGGGCGTCGCCACCGCGTACGCGGACCAGGTGCTGGACCTGCTCGCGGCCCGCGGGCTGGACATGCGCCAGCGGCTGCTGTGGTCGGAGGTGCGCACGCCGGCGGACCTCGAGGCTGCCGCCGGCGCGCCCGGGGGCTCGATCTACGGCAGCGCGGCGCACGGGCGGGCGGCCCCCCTGCTGCGCCCCGCCAACCGGAGCCCGCTGCCGGGGCTGTTCCTCGTCGGGGGCTCGGCGCACCCCGGCGGCGGGCTGCCGCTGGTGGCCCTGTCGGCGGCGATCGTCGCGGAGCAGGTCGGCGCCGCCTAGCGGTTAGGGTGGTCGGGAGACGGCCCGCTGCTGGAAGGACCCGCCGCCGCATGCGCCTCCCCCGCCCGAGCTACCGCCTCCCGTTCCGCCGCCGCGCGGCCGCCGCCCCCACCGAGGGGGTCGTCGCCGCGACCCCGGTGCCCCCCTCGACCACGCGCCGCGCCGCCCGCGCGGTCCTGGCCGCCGGGCTCGCGGTCCTCGTGGCGGCGCTCGTCGCGGTGGGGGCGGGACTGGCGGGGGGCGAGCCTCGCGGGGCGTCGGCCTCGGTGGAGTCCTACAGCGCGAGCCCCGGCTGGCTGACCGCGTCGGGCGGACCGCTGGCGGGGCTCAGCCCGCTGCCGGACTACGCCCTCCCCTCGACGCCGCCGCTGCCCCCGCCGCCCGCACCGAGCACGCCCGTCGTGCCCGTGGCCGTGCCTCCGGCGACGACGACCACCCCGCCCGCCGCCGCTCCCGGGACCACCGCGCCGGCGCCGGGCGGGACCACGTCACCGGGCAGCAGCAGCCCGACGCCCTCCGCGCCCTCGTCAGGTGACGTCCAGCCGCCGAGGCAGACGGCGACGACCGTGCCGGGGACGCTGTTCGGCATCCACGACGCCGAGCTCGCCGCAGGCAAGGTGCCGGGCGTGCCCGTCGGCGAGGTCCGCCTCTGGGACACGGAGGGCACGACCTGGCGCGACCTGCAGCCGACCTCGCGCACCTGGGACTGGACGAGGCTCGACACCGCGGTCGCCACCGCGCAGAAGGCCGGTGAGCGGGTCCTGCTCGTGCTGGGCCAGACCCCGCAGTGGGCGGCGTCGGACCCGAGCGACCCGGCGTACGCCAGCAGCACCGGCTACGGGCCGTCGGTCCCGCGGTCGGTCGGCAGCTGGACGACCTACGTCAAGGCCGTCGCGACCCGCTACAAGGGCCGCATCGCCGACTACGAGGTGTGGAACGAGCCCAACGCCAAGCAGTTCTGGACGGGCAGCATGAAGCAGCTCGTGCCGTTCGCGAAGGCGGCCTACACCACGATCAAGGCGGTGGACCCGGAGGCCACGGTGACCACCCCGGGGTTCGTGGTCCGCCGCAACGCCCAGCGCGGCGACTTCACCCGCTACCTGGACGCCGGCGGGGCGCAGTGGGCCGACGTCGTCAACGTCCACCTCTACCCGGAGCCCAAGGGCACTCCCGAGGACATGGGGACGATCCTCGACGACGTGCAGACCCGCCTCGCCAAGGTGGGCGCGAGCAGCAAGCCGATCTGGAACACCGAGGTCAACTTCGGCCTGCCCACCGGTGGCGCCACCGACGGGGCGACCTTCTCGGCGGCGACGCAGGCGGCCTACGTCGCCCGCAACTTCCTCGTCACCCAGGACCTCGGCGTGCGCCGGTCCTACTGGTACTCCTGGACTACCACGTCGCTCCCGGTCAGCCTGGTCGGCAAGGACCAGAAGCCGACGGCTGCGGCCGCGGCCTGGACGACGATCCGGTCGTGGATGGTCGGGCCCGGCTGGCGCGGCTGCACCACCAGCGACGACGGCACCTGGACCTGCTGGGTCGGCAGCGGCCGGATCGTCTGGAACCCCTCGCGGACGGTCGACTACCCCGTGCCCAGCGGGACCCGGACTGCGGTGAGCCTCACGGGCGCGAGCACGCCGGCCAAGGGCGGCGACTCGGTGAAGGTCGGCGGCAGCCCGCTGCTCCTGCGCACCTCGTGACCGGCGCGCGCGGGACGTCGTTCGGCGTCGTCGCGGACCTCTACGACCGGGTCCGTCCGGGCTACCCTGACCAGGCCCTCGACCGGCTGCTGCCGGCGCACCCCGTGCGCGTGCTCGACCTGGGCGCCGGCACGGGGAAGCTGACCCGGCAGCTCGCCGCCCGCGGCCACGACGTGGTCGCGGTCGAGCCGGACGCCGGCATGCGCGCGGTCCTCTCCCGCTCCGCAGGGCGCCCGGTCGAGGTCCTCGCCGGCACCGCGGAGCAGCTCCCCGTGCCGGACGCGAGCGTCGACGTCGTCATCGCGGCCCAGGCCTGGCACTGGGTCGACCCGGAGCGCGCGGTGCCGGAGGCGGCCCGCGTGCTGCGGCCCGGGGGCGCGCTCGCCCTGCTGTGGAACGTCCGCGACGAGTCCGTCGGGTGGGTCGCCGAGCTCGGCAGGCTCATGGAGCCCGACGTGCGGCAGGACGAGGCCTACGCCCGGCCCGGCGTCGGCGCGCCCTTCGGCCCGGTGGAGCGGTTCGAGGTGCCCTGGCAGCACGAGCTCGCCCCCGGCGACCTCGTCGAGCTCGCCGCCTCGCGCAGCTACGTCATCGCCGCCGCGCCCTCCGACCGCGAGCGCGTCCTGGCCGCGGTGGCCGAGCTGGCCCGGACCGCCCCCGAGCTGGCCGGCCGGGAGCGCGTCGCCCTGCCCTACGTCACCCGCTGCAGCCTCGCCCGGCTGCCGGTCTAGCTAGCCGCGCAGCTCGCGGCGCGCCCTCAGCAGCAGCTGGGCGCAGCCCGTCGCCCCTCCCGCGACGAGCGCCGCGGCGCCGGCCGTCCCCCAGGCCGGCGCCGGGCCGGGACCCACGGCCGCGCCGACCGCGAACAGCGCCACGACGACCACGCGGGTCGCCCGCTCCCCCACCGGGTACGCGGGCAGCTCGGTCCCCCCGGCCGCGGCGCGGGCCCGCGCGTACTCCTGGAGGGAGGCGAGCACGAGCGCCGCACCGGCGAGCAGCGGCGGCGCGCCCAGGACGGCGAGCGCGAGCACGAAGCACGCGTCGGTGACCCGGTCCACCACGGAGTCGAGCAGCCACCCCCACCGCGTCGTCCGCCCGGTGAGCACCGCCACCGCCCCGTCGAGCCCGTCGACGAGGCCGGTGAGACCGGTCAGCGCGGCGCCCGCCAGCGGCCAGGCGGCCCCGGGCAGGCAGGCGACGGGGACGAGCGCGCCGAGCACGAGCCCGGCGAGCGTGACGGCGTCGGGCGGGACGCGGCGCACGGCGAGCGGCCGGGCCAGCGCGTACGCGACGCGCAGCCAGCCGCGCACCATCCCCGTCGGGACGATGCCGGCGTGGAGCCGCGACCAGGCGGCGAGGTACTCCTCGAGGGTCACCGGCGGCAGCGTCAGCGGGAAGCGAGCCCCAGCGCGGCGTACGCCTCGCGCGTCGCCGTCGAGCGGTTGAGCGTGTAGAAGTGCAGGCCCGGCGCGCCCCCGTCGAGCAGCCGCTGGCCGAGCTCGACCGCGATCTCCACGCCCACCCGGCGGACCCCCTCCGGGTCGCCGTCGACCGCGTGCAGGCGGGCGGCGAGCTCGTCGGGGAACGCCGCGCCGGACAGCTGCACCATCCGCTGGATCTGCGCGACGTTGGTCACCGGCATCAGCCCGGGGATGACCGGCAGGCGGCAGCCGAGGGCGTCGAGGCGGTCCACCAGGCGGAAGTAGTCCTCGGCGCGGAAGAAGAACTGGGTGACGGCGTACTCGGCGCCGGCGTCGGCCTTGCGGACCAGCACCTCGGCGTCCGCCGCGAGGTCGACGGCCTCGGGGTGCTTCTCGGGGAACGCCGCGACCCCGACGGAGAAGTCGCCGAGCGAGCGGACGAGCTCGACCAGCTCGACGGCGTAGCGCAGGCCCTCCGGGTGCGGCTGCCACTCGGTGCCGGCACCGGCGGGCGGGTCCCCGCGCAGCGCGAGCACGTTGCGGATGCCGGCGTCGGCGTACTGCCCGATGACGCTGCGCACCTCGGCGCGCGAGGCGCCGACGCAGGTGAGGTGGGCGACCGGCAGCAGCGTGGTGTCCTCGGCGATGCGCCGGGTGATGCGGACGGTGCGGTCGCGGGTCGACCCGCCGGCGCCGTAGGTGACGGAGACGAACGTCGGCTGCAGCGGCTCGAGCTCGCGCACGGCGCGGAACAGCTGGCGCTCCCCCTCGTCGGTCTTCGGCGGGAAGAACTCGAAGGAGTACGACGGCCGGCCGGACGCGAGCAGGGCACCCACGCGCGTGGGCGCGCTGGCGGGGGCGGTGGGAGCAGCAGTCCCGGCGGGCGCGGCAGGCGCGGCATCGAGCGAGGAGGGCACGCACCCAGGGTAGCCAGCGGGGCGGGGAGCGCTCCCTGGGCGACGAGCACCTCGGGGAGCCCGGATGATCTCGGACTGCCGAGCGCTCCCGCTGCCCCTACGCTCGAAGCGCATCCCCGACGCGCTGGAGGTCCCGTGGCCCGCTCCCTGCCGACCGCCCTGGACGGTACGGACCTGCTGGCCCGCGTCGAGAAGGCGCTGGCCGAGTTCCTCGACGCGCAGGCGCCGGCACTGGACGCCGTGGCTCCGGACCTCGCGCCCGTGATGGGCACGGTGCAGGACTTCCTGCTCGACGGCGGGAAGCGGCTGCGGCCCGCCTTCGCGTACTGGGGGTGGCGGGGCGCCGGCGGGGCCGACGGCGAGGAGGTCGTCCGCGCGGCCTCCGCCCTCGAACTGCTCCACGCCTGCGCGCTCATCCATGACGACGTCATGGACGGCAGCGACACCCGTCGCGGCAAGCCCGCCGTGCACCGGCGCTTCGCGGCGCTGCACCGCGGCGAGCGCTGGCAGGGCGTGCCGGAGCAGTTCGGCACGGCCGCCGCCGTGCTGCTCGGCGACCTGTGCCTCGTCTGGTCCGACACGATGCTCGCCCGCTGCGGCCTGCCGCCCGAAGCGCTGCGGCGCGCGCAGCCGGTCTACGACACGATGCGCCTCGAGCTCATGGCGGGCCAGTACCTCGACGTGCTCGAGCAGGCCGTCGCCAGCACGGAGGTCGACCGGGCGCTGCGGGTGGCCCGCTACAAGACCGCGAAGTACACCATCGAGCGCCCGCTGCACCTCGGCGCCAGCCTCGCCGGCGGGGACCAGGCCGTGCTCGACGCGCTGTCGGCGTACGGCCTGCCGCTGGGCGAGGCCTTCCAGCTGCGCGACGACGTGCTCGGCGTCTTCGGCGACCCGTCGGAGACCGGCAAGCCGGCCGGCGACGACCTGCGCGAGGGCAAGCGCACGGTGCTCGTGGCCGAGGCGCTCGCGGCCGCGACGCCGCGCCAGGAGGCGGTGGTGGCGAGGCTGCTCGGCGACCCGAGGCTCGACGCGGACGGCGTGGCCGCGCTGCGCGAGGTCCTCGTCGACACCGGTGCGCTGGAGGCGACCGAGCAGCGCATCACGCGCAGCCTCGACGAGGCGCTCGGCGCGCTCGACGCGGCGGCGGGGTCGGGCACGCTCGACGCCACGGCCTGCACCGCGCTGCGCGAGCTGGCCGTCGCCGCCACCGCGCGGACGGTCTGACGTGCGCACGCTCAAGGGACCCTCGGACTCCGTCGTCGTCGTCGGCGCCGGGCTCGGCGGCCTGTCCGCCGCGCTGCGCCTCGCCGGCGCCGGGCGCCGCGTCACCGTCATCGAGCGGGAGGCCGAGCCCGGCGGCCGGGCGGGCGTCCTGCGCGACGCGGGCTGGTCGTTCGACACCGGCCCGACGGTGCTCACCATGCCCGAGCTCATCGCCGACGCGCTCGCCTGCGTGGACGAGGAGCTCGAGGACTGGCTCGACCTCGAGCCGGTGCGCCCGCTCTACCGCGCGCGCTACGCCGACGGCTCCGTCCTCGACGTGCACGCCGACACCGAGCAGATGGCCGAGGAGATCACGCGCGTCTGCGGCGCGGGCGAGGCAGCGGGCTACCGGCGCTACGTCGAGTTCGTCTCCGAGCTCTACCGCCTGCAGATCCGGCACTTCATCGACCGCAACATCGACTCGCCGCTCTCGCTGGTCTCCCCCAGCCTGGCCCGGCTCGTCGCCATCGGCGGCTTCCGCAAGCTCACCCCGAAGGTCGGGCAGTACCTCCAGGACCCCCGCACCCAGCGGGTCTTCTCCTTCCAGTCGATGTACGCCGGGCTCGCCCCGCAGGACGCGCTCGCGATCTACGCCGTCATCGCCTACATGGACTCCGTGGCGGGGGTCTACTTCCCGCGCGGCGGCATGCACGCCGTACCCCGCGCGCTGGCGGGTGCCGCCGAGAAGGCGGGCGTCGAGTTCCGCTACGGCACCACGGTCTCCCGGGTCGAGACCCGCGGGAAGCGGGCGGTCGCCGTCATCACCGCGGACGGGGAGCGCATCCCCTGCGACGCGCTCGTCCTCAACCCCGACCTGCCCGTCGCCCACCGCGACCTGCTGGGGTCGGTGCCGCGCCGGGTGGAGCGCCTCTCCTACTCACCGTCCTGCGCGCTGCTGCTCGCGGGGAGCACCGCGACGTACCCCGACCTGGTGCACCACAACATCTTCTTCGGCGATGCCTGGGAGGGCGTCTTCGACGAGATCATCGACCAGGGCAGGCTGATGAGCGACCCGTCGTTCCTCGTGACCCGCCCGACGGCGAGCGACCCCTCACTCGCGCCGGCGGGCAAGGAGTCGTACTACGCGCTGTTCCCGACGCCCAACCTGCGCGCGGGGATCGACTGGCGCGGCGAGGGTCCGCGCTACCGCGACGCCATGGTCGCCTCGATGGAGTCCCGCGGTCTCAGCGGCTTCGGTGACTCCATCGAGGTCGAGCACCTCACCACCCCGCTCGACTGGGAGGAGCGCGGCATGGAGGCCGGGGCGCCCTTCGCCGCCGCCCACACGTTCCTCCAGACCGGTCCGTTCCGGCCGCGCAACACCTGGGGCGACAACGTCGCGTTCGCCGGCAGCGGGACCCAGCCGGGCGTCGGCGTGCCGATGGTGCTGCTCAGCGGGCGGCTGGCGGCCGAGCGGATCACGGGGCCCGACAGGGCGTACCGGTCGCGGGCGTGGCGGTGAGCCGGCTGCAGCTGCAGGGCGGCGCGCGCGACCTCGACGCCGCCGGCATCACCGACCCCGCGCTGCGCGAGTCCTACGAGGTCTGCCGACGGCTCAACGCCGAGCACGGCAAGACCTACTACCTCGCGACGCTGCTGCTGCCCTCGCACAAGCGGCCCTACGTGCACGCGCTCTACGGCTTCGCCCGCTACGCCGACGAGTTCGTCGACTCGCTCACGGACCCGCACCCCGACGCGCTGCTCCCCTGGGCCCAGCGCTTCCTCGCCGACCTCGAGGCAGGCTCCTCGACGGACCCCGTGGGGAGCGCCATGGTCGACACCGTGCGCCGCTGGGACATCCCGGTCGAGCACGTGGTCGCGTTCCTCGACTCGATGGCGATGGACCTCACGGTGACGTCGTACGCGACGTACGACGACCTCCGCGGCTACATGCACGGCTCGGCGGCGGTCATCGGGCTGGAGATGCTGCCGATCCTCGAGCCGCTCGACGACGCCGCCGCTCCCGCCGCGGCTGCTCTGGGCGAGGCGTTCCAGCTGAGCAACTTCCTCCGCGACGTCGCCGAGGACCTGCAGCGCGGCCGGGTCTACCTGCCGCAGGAGGACCTCGACCGCTTCGGCGTCACGCGCGCCGACCTGGCCGTCGCCCCGGCCCTCCCCCACGTGCGCGAGCTCATCGCCTTCGAGGTACGCCGCTGCCGGGAGATCTACGCCGTCGCCGAGAGCGGCATCGACCACCTGCACCCCACGAGCCGGGACTGCATCAGGACCGCGCTCGTGCTCTACGGCGGCATCCTCGACGAGATCGAGCGGGTGGACCACGACGTGCTCTCCGCCCGCGTCTCGGTGCCCCTGCCCAAGCGGCTCCGCGTCGCGGTCCCCGGGCTCGTGCGGGCGGCGGCGGCGCGGCGCGAGGCGCGGTCGTGGCGCCCGCTCCCCGGCGCCGCCTGAGGAGGGTCAGGCGACCGAGCCGCCGTCCCGGCGGAGCAGCTCAGCGACGAGCAGCAGCGCGAGCGACGTCGTGCCGCAGAGCAGCCGCCCGGCGACGGCGTCGTCGACCGCCTCGTCCAGCGCCACCCAGCGCTGCTCCATCCCCTGCTCGTCGTCCTCGCGCTCGGCCTCGCCCGGTGCGAGTCCCGTGGCGAGGTAGAGCTCGGTGCGCTCCTCGCTCACGCCGGCCGCGGGGGCGACGGTGCGCAGGTGCCGCCACCGCTCGGCGGACCAGCCGGTCTCCTCGTGCAGCTCGCGCCGCGCGGCCTGCTCCGGGGGCTCGCCCTCCCGGTCCTGGAAGCCCATGGGCAGCTGCCACAGGCGCTGCTCGACGGCGGGCCGGAACTGCTCGACGAGCAGCACCTGCCGGTCCTCGCGCAGGGCCACGACCGCCACGCCGCCCGGGTGGGCGAGGACGTCGTACGCCCGCTCCTCGCCGCCGTCGGGCACGACGGCCCGGCGCACGCCCACCTTCGGCCCGTCGTAGACCGGCTCCGAGCGCACCACGTGCTCCGCGTGCTCCTGCTGCTCTGGCATGGCGCAGCCCCTGCCCGCCCCCGGCCGGCCGCACGCGCGGGGCGGGAGGTCGGACGCGGGGCCAGCGCGCGGGTCGGCGCGCCGGGGTCAGAGCGCGAGCGCCTGGGCGCGCCGCTTGACCTCGGTCCCACGGTTCTCGCGCAGCGCCTGCACGGGGGTGCCGGGCAGCGAGTCGTCCGGGGTGAACAGCCAGCGCAGGGCCTCGTCGTCGTCGAAGCCCGCGTCGCCGAGCACGGTGATGAGGCCGGGCAGGCCCTTGACCACAGCGCCGTCGAGGACGAAGGCCGCGGGGACGCTCAGCACGTTGCGCTCGCCGCGGCGGGCGGCCAGCAGGGCGCGGTCCTTGATCAGCGAGCGGACCTTGACCACGTCGACGCCGAGCGCCTCGGCGACGTCGGGGACGGTCAGCCAGCTGCTGACGAGGGTGTCGACCTCGGGGGCTGCGTTGCTCACGGGCGCACTCTAGCGAGCCGCGGGGCGGCTGGGCAGGTCGTCACTCTTGTCACAATCGCCACAACACTACTAGCGTGCCCCTCCAGCACCAGGAGCGACACGCCGACACAGCTGTCGTGACGACGAGCGGCTCGCCGCTCCCCCGCAGCAGGCGGAAGGCCGCCGAGGAAGAGGCACGATGAGCGAGGCCACCCCGGGTCGAGCGGCAGGGCCGCGCCCGCGGCGAGCCGGCGCGCTGCGCGCGCTCGCGGTGCCGCTGCTCGTCGCGGTGCTCGGGACGGCGGCGGCGCCGGGATGGACGACGGTCCGCGTCCGCCAGGGCGACACGCTCTCGGCGATCGCGCACCGCTACCACACGAGCGTGGCGCGCCTCGTGCGCGCCAACGACCTCCCCGGCAACGGGCACGTCATCATCGCGGGCGCCGTGCTGAAGGTGCCCACCGCTGCGGCGCAGGCGAAGATCGCCGCGAAGCGGTCGGCGGGCTCCCGCGCGCACCGCACCACGGCCCGGCGCACGACCGTGCGCACCACCACCGTGCGCTCGACCCGGGTGGTCTACGTGCGCTACGTCGTGCGCCCCGGCGACAGCCTGCAGCGGATCGCCCGCCACTACGGGACGCCGGCCA is part of the Motilibacter rhizosphaerae genome and harbors:
- the metF gene encoding methylenetetrahydrofolate reductase [NAD(P)H], which gives rise to MGALLASGRPSYSFEFFPPKTDEGERQLFRAVRELEPLQPTFVSVTYGAGGSTRDRTVRITRRIAEDTTLLPVAHLTCVGASRAEVRSVIGQYADAGIRNVLALRGDPPAGAGTEWQPHPEGLRYAVELVELVRSLGDFSVGVAAFPEKHPEAVDLAADAEVLVRKADAGAEYAVTQFFFRAEDYFRLVDRLDALGCRLPVIPGLMPVTNVAQIQRMVQLSGAAFPDELAARLHAVDGDPEGVRRVGVEIAVELGQRLLDGGAPGLHFYTLNRSTATREAYAALGLASR
- a CDS encoding phytoene/squalene synthase family protein, with the translated sequence MAVSRLQLQGGARDLDAAGITDPALRESYEVCRRLNAEHGKTYYLATLLLPSHKRPYVHALYGFARYADEFVDSLTDPHPDALLPWAQRFLADLEAGSSTDPVGSAMVDTVRRWDIPVEHVVAFLDSMAMDLTVTSYATYDDLRGYMHGSAAVIGLEMLPILEPLDDAAAPAAAALGEAFQLSNFLRDVAEDLQRGRVYLPQEDLDRFGVTRADLAVAPALPHVRELIAFEVRRCREIYAVAESGIDHLHPTSRDCIRTALVLYGGILDEIERVDHDVLSARVSVPLPKRLRVAVPGLVRAAAARREARSWRPLPGAA
- a CDS encoding NUDIX domain-containing protein translates to MPEQQEHAEHVVRSEPVYDGPKVGVRRAVVPDGGEERAYDVLAHPGGVAVVALREDRQVLLVEQFRPAVEQRLWQLPMGFQDREGEPPEQAARRELHEETGWSAERWRHLRTVAPAAGVSEERTELYLATGLAPGEAEREDDEQGMEQRWVALDEAVDDAVAGRLLCGTTSLALLLVAELLRRDGGSVA
- the crtI gene encoding phytoene desaturase family protein, with translation MRTLKGPSDSVVVVGAGLGGLSAALRLAGAGRRVTVIEREAEPGGRAGVLRDAGWSFDTGPTVLTMPELIADALACVDEELEDWLDLEPVRPLYRARYADGSVLDVHADTEQMAEEITRVCGAGEAAGYRRYVEFVSELYRLQIRHFIDRNIDSPLSLVSPSLARLVAIGGFRKLTPKVGQYLQDPRTQRVFSFQSMYAGLAPQDALAIYAVIAYMDSVAGVYFPRGGMHAVPRALAGAAEKAGVEFRYGTTVSRVETRGKRAVAVITADGERIPCDALVLNPDLPVAHRDLLGSVPRRVERLSYSPSCALLLAGSTATYPDLVHHNIFFGDAWEGVFDEIIDQGRLMSDPSFLVTRPTASDPSLAPAGKESYYALFPTPNLRAGIDWRGEGPRYRDAMVASMESRGLSGFGDSIEVEHLTTPLDWEERGMEAGAPFAAAHTFLQTGPFRPRNTWGDNVAFAGSGTQPGVGVPMVLLSGRLAAERITGPDRAYRSRAWR
- a CDS encoding polyprenyl synthetase family protein, with amino-acid sequence MDGTDLLARVEKALAEFLDAQAPALDAVAPDLAPVMGTVQDFLLDGGKRLRPAFAYWGWRGAGGADGEEVVRAASALELLHACALIHDDVMDGSDTRRGKPAVHRRFAALHRGERWQGVPEQFGTAAAVLLGDLCLVWSDTMLARCGLPPEALRRAQPVYDTMRLELMAGQYLDVLEQAVASTEVDRALRVARYKTAKYTIERPLHLGASLAGGDQAVLDALSAYGLPLGEAFQLRDDVLGVFGDPSETGKPAGDDLREGKRTVLVAEALAAATPRQEAVVARLLGDPRLDADGVAALREVLVDTGALEATEQRITRSLDEALGALDAAAGSGTLDATACTALRELAVAATARTV
- a CDS encoding Rv2175c family DNA-binding protein — translated: MSNAAPEVDTLVSSWLTVPDVAEALGVDVVKVRSLIKDRALLAARRGERNVLSVPAAFVLDGAVVKGLPGLITVLGDAGFDDDEALRWLFTPDDSLPGTPVQALRENRGTEVKRRAQALAL